A section of the Telopea speciosissima isolate NSW1024214 ecotype Mountain lineage chromosome 3, Tspe_v1, whole genome shotgun sequence genome encodes:
- the LOC122655911 gene encoding LOW QUALITY PROTEIN: AUGMIN subunit 8-like (The sequence of the model RefSeq protein was modified relative to this genomic sequence to represent the inferred CDS: deleted 1 base in 1 codon), giving the protein MKNLSMWSELDGVNDVCEAELGVRKGEAVETTRRPLFPSEKNNAVTRRSKTREVTSRYKAGITSPSLSTAIAPRRCPSPSVTRTSATSPSFSKRSLSAERRRPATPPSSSRPSTPVQESSAEMHISSRRLMGGRAPEGLWPSTMRSLSVSFQSDTFSLPITKREKPVTQPSSDHTLKPSANVAHKQAETHAVRKATPERKRTPLRGKNTSDQSENSRPVDNSSTRVVDQQLWPGRTGGKVSAGALTRSVDLTEKSSKAASLPFPVTGVSPRRRASVSDGLSRPLEKSVSDTPRRLSFDLSGRMEIEMYSGISSSSAERTSSFTRSRRTQSLPIPVSLRLPSPSSAPVPSSTTSRAMLSPSRSRPSSPCPSVSSLTSRCSNSSSVLSFIADVRKGKKAMNHIEDAHQLRLLYNRHLQWRFANARADTALCIQKMTAEKTLFNVWGTTSELRDSVTVKRINFQQLRQELKLNSVLNEQMAYLDDWVVLERDHLCSLAGATEALEACTLRIPVSGGARANIITVKEAICSALDVMQAMGSSICSLLSRVEGINHLVSELANVAAQERNVLDECRDLLASTAAMQMEENSLRIHLIQLKQALHKGEQPLLAVRTLV; this is encoded by the exons ATGAAGAACCTCTCAATGTGGTCTGAGTTGGATGGTGTGAAT GATGTTTGTGAAGCAGAGCTGGGAGTACGGAAGGGGGAAGCAGTGGAGACCACAAGACGGCCACTATTTCCATCGGAGAAGAACAATGCAGTCACTCGCAGGTCTAAAACGAGGGAAGTTACATCAAGGTACAAGGCAGGGATCACTTCGCCTTCTCTTTCCACAGCTATTGCCCCCAGGAGGTGCCCTTCTCCAAGTGTCACGCGTACTTCTGCTACATCCCCTTCATTTTCTAAGCGATCCCTATCGGCAGAGAGGAGAAGACCCGCTACACCACCATCCTCATCAAGGCCTTCCACTCCAGTTCAAGAGTCCTCTGCAGAGATGCACATATCTTCCAGAAGGCTAATGGGTGGTCGAGCGCCGGAGGGCTTGTGGCCTTCTACGATGCGGAGCCTCTCTGTCTCTTTCCAGTCGGACACATTCTCTCTTCCTATCACTAAGAGAGAAAAACCAGTCACCCAACCTTCTTCCGACCATACATTGAAGCCTTCGGCCAATGTAGCACATAAGCAGGCCGAAACACATGCCGTCCGGAAGGCAACGCCTGAGAGGAAGAGGACTCCTCTTAGAGGGAAGAACACCTCCGACCAATCAGAGAATTCGAGGCCTGTGGATAATTCATCAACCAGAGTAGTAGATCAACAACTGTGGCCTGGCAGAACAGGTGGGAAGGTGTCTGCTGGTGCTTTAACAAGAAGTGTGGATCTAACAGAGAAGAGCAGCAAAGCTGCTTCATTACCCTTTCCAGTAACAGGGGTTTCTCCCCGGAGGAGAGCATCAGTGTCTGATGGTTTGAGTAGACCCCTAGAAAAGTCTGTTAGTGATACCCCAAGGCGACTGTCATTTGATTTGAGTGGGAGAATGGAGATTGAGATGTATTCTGGCATTTCTTCAAGTTCAGCAGAAAGAACTTCATCATTTACTCGTTCCAGGAGGACCCAGTCATTGCCTATTCCTGTTTCCCTTCGTCTTCCTTCACCAAGCAGCGCGCCAGTACCGTCATCCACCACGTCTAGAGCAATGCTCAGCCCATCTAGGTCAAGGCCATCAAGCCCTTGTCCTTCGGTTAGCTCCTTGACAAGTCGATGTAGCAATTCGTCATCTGTTCTCAGCTTTATTGCTGATgtcagaaaaggaaagaaagcaaTGAACCACATTGAAGATGCTCATCAGCTGCGGCTTCTGTACAATAGACATTTGCAGTGGCGCTTTGCCAATGCCCGGGCAGATACAGCATTGTGTATCCAGAAAATGACAGCCGAG AAAACTCTTTTTAATGTGTGGGGAACTACTTCAGAATTACGGGATTCTGTCACCGTGAAAAGGATAAACTTTCAACAGTTGAGGCAAGAGCTGAAGCTTAACTCTGTTCTGAATGAACAA ATGGCCTACCTTGATGATTGGGTTGTACTGGAACGAGATCATCTTTGTTCTTTAGCTGGGGCAACTGAAGCTTTAGAGGCTTGTACTCTCCGGATTCCAGTTTCTGGTGGTGCAAGG GCTAATATCATCACCGTAAAGGAAGCTATTTGTTCAGCCCTTGATGTGATGCAGGCAATGGGTTCCTCCATATGTTCTTTGCTATCAAGG GTGGAGGGGATTAACCACCTAGTTTCTGAACTTGCTAATGTAGCAGCTCAGGAGAGAAATGTGCTTGACGAGTGCAGAGATCTTTTGGCATCAACAGCAGCAATGCAG